The Sporosarcina sp. Te-1 DNA window CTTGGCTGTGCAGGTGGAGCGGCAGGTATCAGCCGTGCTTTTGAATACTGCCAAGCCTTTCCGGATGCCAATGTACTCGTTCTTTCCGTAGAACTTTGCAGCCTGACGTTCCAAAAGGATGACTATACAAAAAGTAACCTAGTCGGCGTTTCGTTGTTTTCCGACGGTGTGGCTTGCGCTCTTGTCACCGGAGATCAATCCTCTATCACCTCCCATCAACCAAAACCGGCGATTCTTTCGACTACTTCAAAATTAATGCCCGACTCAGAAGATGTGATGGGGTGGGATATTAAAAATAATGGACTGTATGTTGTTTTTTCCAAGAGCATTCCAACCATCATTACCAATTGGCTCGGCCCATTCGTCCATAAGTTTTTGGAGAGAAATGGGATATCCCAGAAAGATATCACCCACTTTGTGGCCCATCCGGGAGGAAAAAAAGTGTTGCAAGCATACGAAGAGGCGCTTCATTTTGATTCGTCCAAAACCGATATATCCCGGAATGTATTGAGGCATCACGGCAATATGTCATCACCTACTATTCTCTATGTCTTAAAAGAATTTATGAATCGAACCCCTTCAAAAGGAGATTACGGACTGATGGCAGCACTAGGGCCTGGATTTTGCGGTGAATTGCTGCTATTGCGTTGGGAGTGAGGTGCAAGCATGTTATTTTATT harbors:
- a CDS encoding type III polyketide synthase, with product MPKIQSVSTFEPPYEVKQEAAVELTRSLFSEKFKDIERLLRVFQNGDIEKRDVCMPLKWYGQQHDFEERNELYIAHAVEYGAKAIRTCLHGEGMLDEPVEIKDIDAIFFISSTGLSTPSIEARIMNRLPFRDDVKRIPIWGLGCAGGAAGISRAFEYCQAFPDANVLVLSVELCSLTFQKDDYTKSNLVGVSLFSDGVACALVTGDQSSITSHQPKPAILSTTSKLMPDSEDVMGWDIKNNGLYVVFSKSIPTIITNWLGPFVHKFLERNGISQKDITHFVAHPGGKKVLQAYEEALHFDSSKTDISRNVLRHHGNMSSPTILYVLKEFMNRTPSKGDYGLMAALGPGFCGELLLLRWE